A single region of the Raphanus sativus cultivar WK10039 chromosome 1, ASM80110v3, whole genome shotgun sequence genome encodes:
- the LOC108862656 gene encoding photosystem I reaction center subunit III, chloroplastic: MSLTFPTNLVLNPRANKSLTQSLPKSTARFVCSDDKSATQQQQSMKAFSAAVALSSILLSAPMPAVADISGLTPCKESKQFAKREKQQIKKLESSLKLYAPESAPALALNAQIEKTKRRFDNYGKYGLLCGADGLPHLIVNGDQRHWGEFITPGLLFLYIAGWIGWVGRSYLIAISDEKKPAMKEIIIDVPLASRLIFRGFIWPVAAYRALLNGDLIAKDV; encoded by the exons ATGTCGCTCACGTTCCCGACGAACCTCGTCCTCAACCCGAGAGCCAACAAATCTCTCACTCAATCATTGCCTAAATCCACCGCGAGGTTCGTCTGCTCCGATGACAAATCCGCGACGCAGCAACAGCAGTCCATGAAGGCTTTCTCCGCCGCAGTGGCTCTCTCTTCCATCCTCCTCTCAGCTCCGATGCCAGCCGTCGCTGATATCTCGGGGTTGACCCCTTGCAAGGAGTCGAAACAGTTCGCCAAGAGGGAGAAGCAACAGATCAAGAAGCTTGAATCATCTCTTAAGCTCTACGCTCCTGAAAGTGCTCCTGCTCTTGCTCTTAACGCTCAGATCGAGAAGACCAAACGCAG GTTCGACAACTACGGCAAGTATGGACTTCTGTGTGGTGCAGACGGTCTACCACACCTGATAGTGAACGGAGACCAGCGGCATTGGGGAGAGTTCATAACTCCAGGCCTTCTCTTCCTCTACATTGCTGGATGGATCGGGTGGGTTGGGAGAAGCTACTTGATAGCGATCAGTGATGAGAAGAAACCAGCGATGAAAGAGATCATTATTGATGTTCCTTTGGCTAGTCGTCTCATCTTCCGTGGTTTCATTTGGCCTGTTGCTGCTTACAGAGCGTTACTCAACGGCGATCTCATTGCCAAAGATGtctag